Genomic segment of Apium graveolens cultivar Ventura chromosome 7, ASM990537v1, whole genome shotgun sequence:
GTTTATTTGTGTTTATGTTTGTATATGATTGTGGTTTGCTTGTATTGTGTATTTTTGTGCTTGGAatttgttggtgtttttggtAGTTGATTTATGGCTGATTTCAACATCAGGGTTGTAAGAATTTTATGAATTTTTGCTAAGATTGTGGAACTTCGGTGCTAATACTTTGTAAAATTAGTGAACTTATAAGTGAGGCAAAGGGATCTCGAAAACTTATGATTCTACATTTTTTCCGTTGTGTCGGTCGGTTTGGGGGGGGGTTTAAAGAGTTGGGTTAGATTAGTTATGAAGATTTTGAATTCTTTGATTTGATTTAAAAAATCAAAGCTAATTTTATATTTGTTGACACCTGATAACTAGGACTTCTGGATGATATATTTACCAATGGAGTCATTTTTCTTATGCATTTAGTTTATGTAATTTCCGCAATGTGAGTCTCGGGCACTTATCTTTTTCTAGTGATCAGGATAACTTTACAATAATGTTGAATTGATATAAGTGCAAGTGGGATTTGTAGAAACCGAATTAAAGTAGGATGGTGCCATGGTTTCAATAACTGAAAAATCAGGGTATATGAACAATGATATTTCTACTTGGTTATAGCATTTTTGAGTTTGCTGAAATTCAAAGGGCTCGATAGTATTATAATCTAAGTGTCTAAGCAAATGAGACAatctcttatgcaaatgggacagtccctttataaatgagacagggtatgagATAATCTCTATTAACCGCAGAAACAATATAACAGAAAAGAAAATGCAATATGCTGAAAACTTGAATATGCTGAAAACTTGAATAAGTAAAAACACCaaaagttttcacttggttcggcccctacacttagtgtatggcctacatccaagtccctatgccaactagcatagagaatgtattatatcaattttaaaaaagaacttacagtctttccttgattacaaaaaTGACACttgaaagaaaccctttcccaagctaccttgcccactgctattccttagctttctagctaccttgctatactttgaaatcaagcttgccacaacccgacacaaagttgatatgaatacacgcAATAAATAACAATGAAatattacaactcaaactatatcTTGTTCGATTGGATATGTATCTCGGATATAATGAACAAGAAGATGTCTCAGATGATAAAAGATTGACGTGAAAGCATAAGAGCAAATCTGAAATCGTGAGTTGTATTTATAAacaaagttctaacagattttaTTTTCAAACAAAAGGATAAGATATATAAGATTTTAAAACACAAGtatgtttgaaaatatttgaataaatctTGAAAGCTAATCTGTTAGTttgtttgaaataaataaaccaGGTAAATATAAGTCTTGAATGATTCAAACTTGGTTTATAAGATAGGGTTTGTTTGAAATAAGATGAAAAGATATTTATCCAATCAAACTTGATTTACATAAAACTCTAACTGGAAACTGTATTCCTGGAGAATCTGAATCACCTGCATTTTCTGGACTCTAAAATCCTGTTGAGTTGCAAACTGAATATCATCATAAACTCATAGATTAACATTTGCAAGTAGGATCTGTGTTTGCAAAGTTATTTTAAGTAGTATAGGCTGTTGGACTGACTTGCATGATCACTATTATTTTATGTTGTATTTTAATGGTTGTGTTCTTTattctgaatttttttattaatattaggaaatataactgtatatataatgGAACCATATCTGCATAAATTAATGTTGACTTTGAATTGTTATTTATTTAATACTGTGGTTTACTATATTGGCTGGACTAGGATCCTGTAATCCGTCCATTGGTTGAGCAAGACACTAAAAGTTTGCAGCGCTTGCTCCCTGAGATACCTCTTTGGGTGAAAAACCCTGATTATGACCGGGTATGTATTTACTCTTTTCTAGCACTTGGCAAATGCTAATATGCTATGTGATGCCTTGGTTATCAACCTCAAAATGACTAATACATATAATTGATTTTCTCAAAATCAATGACATATAGGTTGACTGGCTTAACAAGTTCCTTGAATATATGTGGCCTTATCTAGACAAGGTAATATTTCTATATGtacagttttcttttctttttccttttggCTGTTCCCTTGCTTACTATTACATGAATTTTTCCATATAGGCAAtttgcaagactgcaaagaatATTGCAAAGCCTATTATTGCTGAACAAATTCCGAAGTATAAAATTGAATCAGTTGAATTTGAAACACTGACGTTGGGGTCTCTGCCACCTACATTTCATGGTatagattttaaaatttattatctTGTCGTTGATTTACTTCATTGTATTGTTGTTTATGTAGAAACACTTGTCTGAAAATTTTATATAAGCTTATTGAAGTTCTTGAAACATGCAGACCTTGTTAACTAGGAAGCTAAAACAATTGGATTGTTTAACCATGCAAAATTCAAGTTGTTGCAGAATATTGTGTCCTTTCCTGTGAGCGCTGCTCTAAGAAATGGCCGTTTAACTTATTTCGTTTTTAACTTATTTTTCGTTTCACTTGAGCACCATCCGGATGATGCTAGTGACTTGAGCTTCCAAATGACTCAATTCGTTTAAAAGTTGTCTATAGGATTAGAAGAAAATTTAGTTGGTCTTCGAAGGAATTTCTTGAACAGTGTCAGTGAGTAAAATACGATGTCCTAGTCCTAGAGCTTGAAAATGTGCTTAGCTGGTCCTTTATCACTTTCGAACTTGTTATAGGTGTGTGTGGATATATATTTTCTGCTGAGGTAAGTGTGGACTGGAATGAGCTGTTCAGTTTATTGTATGCCACAAGAGATTTTTTTAGTTTCACTTATGTTTGTAGCATGAAATTATTAGGCTTAAAATAGTTATTACTATGCTTAAGTGCTGTATTGGTGTTGTCAAGTAGTCATACTAGCTGATAATGATCTTTTCATCTCACCTTTGAAGTGCCATGATGTCCAGATTGCCAAAATTGAAAGACATTTTTGTTCATAATGAATTCACAACTGTCACCTAGTTTTTATCCATAAGAAGGTTTTTTCTGTCATTATAGGAACTGATGCCATTTGAAGATTTTGAATTGTGATTGACGCAAAATTACTTATTCCCAAGTATCAATAACCTTATTAGTTACATTGAATTGTGATGCTATTCCTGTACATTCCTAAAACTATGAACAATTTTTGTCAGGTATGAAGGTTTATGTTACTGATGAGAAGGAGTTGATTATGGAACCGGCGTTTAAATGGGCAGGAAACCCTAATGTCACTGTTGCTGTTAAGGCATATGGGCTAAAAGCAACTGTTCAGGTTACCTGCTGTATTTTTTCCTGGACAAGTGATTTGACTTGAATTCTGTGTAACACGGTGTTTTTCTACCTTATACTGTTTAGGAACTCTATAATTAATTATTTGAAGTAATTTAGGTGGTGGATCTGCAAGTCTTTGCCTCACCGCGAATAACTTTGAAGCCCTTGGTTCCGAGCATTCCTTGTTTTGCCAATATATTTGTGTCTCTCATGGATAAGGTGATTCTCTTAAAATACTTGAAATGATCAAGGATACTTGAAATAATCAAGAAATGAGAATTTGATTATGTTGTAATTCAAATATTAGCGCATTCCTGCTGTTGGATGTATTTTAATATGTGAACACAGCCCAGAGATTTTATTGATTGTTAACTACTATTCCAGTCCTTTGAAGACCATATAAGATTACACAAGGGAATGATTTTTTGAATTCAAGCATTATAATGATTAATTAAATTACTTTCTGTTGTGTTATCTTGTTTGTTTACTTGATCACTTTTCTGTGATGCAGCCTCATGTTGATTTTGGACTTAAACTTCTAGGAGCTGACCTGATGTCGATACCTGGTGTTTATAGATTTGTCCAGGTAcagttttatttgttattttttGTACAACTTGGCATATATATATGAATCATGGCAAGCTGAATGAGCGACTCTAATTCATTGTACATAATACATCACTCGTTGTAGCTAATTTCTTACTCCTGAGCTTATTTTCTTTATTACGATTTCTCTTTATTACAAGTGGGATGGGGTATTGTGGTGGGCGTAGGGATAAGAATCAAAGTCCAGACCTGCTATTTTGTTTATTGTGTAAGTTCGATGTTGTTATGTCTGCATGATAGGGGAAGTCTTATGAAGGAAAAATCAGCATTGTCGTTGCCTCCATGATAATGTTGAAATTCATTTGGCTAAATGGAAGAAGTTGGAATAGTCAGACTAAAATCTAAGTTCTGATTTGAGTTGCTAGAGCTCTTAATTCTCATTTATTAATTTGCTTATAATTTTTGTTGCTTTAGGGACTCGGGTTTTGTTTTAACTTTGGGTGTTTTTGTATAATACACGCTTGCGCTTGAGATGTACGGTACACACTTCACAGTACTGATGTATACCTGAACTTTTATGCTTTATCTGTGTAGctgtttaaaaaaaaattaagtgtTCCAAGATACCTTGATGAAATGCCATCCTTTCTATAGTTGGTAAAAAATTGGACAATAGTGCACTACCTCCTTATTCATTGCAAATTTCTGACACTTTTTACACTTTCCGTTTTTATCTTCGATAACCTTATCGGCTTATCCCATCTCAGATCTGCTTAGCAATGCTGACTTTTTTTAGTTTATGTAAATTTCACTTTATATAAATGGAACTGCAGGTGTGCTTGattttcttaaattaataaaaaaattacattttgGTCGATCACCCGGTAAAAGTAGCACTTATATTAAAGTTGAGTTGGCAGATATTCGTTCTGTTCATTTCAATCATTGGCCAGGTCATGCTGTATGCTTTGCATATCCTTGGTAAAGTTTTAGAATGAAATAGATTGTCATAGTTGCTAGTTGTTACTGCATCTGTCTTTCGTCGTCATTTGTACGATATGCATCCAGGCACACGATTTTGCAGAGTGTATATATGTGATCTGGAATAATATTCGCTGTTCACATTTTAGTTGTACCCAGTAATTCATGTTTCTTTCATCTGTACATCAAAAATCCAGAGTGATGACAACATATCAGATCATTTTATACTTTTGGAAGTGAAAACATTAAAAAGAAGGAAATTGATATAAATGACttgtaataataatattatgGTGTTCGATTGATGCATACTTACATGCAAATATAACAGTAACTGAAAATATCCATATGAACACGTGGAACGCGTATGGATGGTGCGATGAATGCCTCATGATATACTAACCTGGAGGTCCAGTAGCGTCTTATGTGCAGAGAGTCCAATAATTCTGCAAATCTTGGATGTTACCCAATTTCTTGGACCATGTTTTTACAACGCATCTTTGCTCTTAAGATCTTTTTGTTTAAGCTTTTTGATCAATATTAGACACTTTGCTTTTGTAGGAGCTCATCAAAGATCAAGTTGCAAACATGTATTTATGGCCTAAAACTCTAGAAGTACCAGTTATGGATCCAGCAAAGtatgtttcttttcttttgttatGATTTCTGTTCTTGCATGCTATATCTTGTGTTATTTAATAGCTATATTTCAGAGCCATGAAGCGACCTGTCGGAATTCTCCATGTGAAAGTCCTAAGGGCAAtgaagctgaaaaagaaagattTGATGGGTGCTTCTGACCCTTATGTTAAACTAAAGCTCACTGAAGATAAGCTTCCCTCAAAGAAAACTGTCGTGAAGCATAAGAATTTGAATCCTGAATGGAATCAGGA
This window contains:
- the LOC141671122 gene encoding synaptotagmin-2-like; translated protein: MGIVSTVLGFSGFGVGVSAGLVIGYYLFIFFQPTDVKDPVIRPLVEQDTKSLQRLLPEIPLWVKNPDYDRVDWLNKFLEYMWPYLDKAICKTAKNIAKPIIAEQIPKYKIESVEFETLTLGSLPPTFHGMKVYVTDEKELIMEPAFKWAGNPNVTVAVKAYGLKATVQVVDLQVFASPRITLKPLVPSIPCFANIFVSLMDKPHVDFGLKLLGADLMSIPGVYRFVQELIKDQVANMYLWPKTLEVPVMDPAKAMKRPVGILHVKVLRAMKLKKKDLMGASDPYVKLKLTEDKLPSKKTVVKHKNLNPEWNQDFNIVVKDPESQALELIVYDWEQVGKHDKMGMNVVSLKELTADEPKELTLDLLKNMNPNDPVNEKSRGQLVVELTYKPFKEEDMPKDFDESGEVEKAPEGTPSGGGMLVIIVHEAQDVEGKHHTNPFARILFRGEERKTKHVKKNRDPRWEEEFSFVLEEPPTNDRLHVEVLSSSSRIGILHPRESLGYIDISLADVVHNKRINEKFHLIDSKNGRIQIELQWRTS